The following are encoded in a window of Solibacillus sp. FSL R7-0668 genomic DNA:
- a CDS encoding LemA family protein encodes MYVKNQKGSALLIALIAIVAIVVIAAVMMVPKYNGLVTGEEKVDATWAQVENQLQRRFDLIPNLVNTVKGYAEHEEEVFTQIANARTEYGNANTVEETADASNDLSSALSRLLVIVENYPELKADVQFTRLMDELAGTENRLAVARKDYNETVQTFNNDVRRFPGNIIAGMFGFEKKDYFEIKEGVEESPTIDFGSDD; translated from the coding sequence ATGTATGTAAAAAATCAAAAAGGAAGTGCGCTATTGATTGCGCTCATTGCCATTGTAGCAATTGTAGTTATTGCAGCAGTTATGATGGTGCCAAAATATAATGGCCTCGTAACAGGTGAGGAAAAGGTAGATGCTACATGGGCGCAAGTAGAAAACCAATTACAACGAAGATTTGATTTAATTCCTAATTTAGTAAATACGGTAAAGGGCTATGCAGAACATGAGGAAGAAGTGTTTACACAAATTGCTAATGCACGCACGGAATATGGAAATGCCAATACAGTAGAAGAAACAGCGGATGCGAGTAATGATTTATCTTCTGCATTGTCACGTTTATTAGTCATCGTAGAGAACTATCCAGAGTTAAAGGCGGATGTCCAATTTACACGTTTAATGGATGAGCTTGCTGGTACTGAAAATCGTTTGGCGGTGGCACGTAAAGATTATAACGAAACAGTCCAAACATTTAATAATGATGTCCGTCGCTTCCCTGGTAATATCATTGCGGGCATGTTCGGCTTTGAGAAAAAAGACTATTTCGAAATTAAAGAAGGTGTAGAAGAATCGCCAACCATTGATTTTGGTAGTGATGACTAA
- a CDS encoding sugar-binding transcriptional regulator, giving the protein MTFFEAERKLMPEIDALFQKRFRILQTLATFGPVGRRALAEQLHMTERDVRNEITILSEQQLISVQKKGMICSPTGYVVLEQLSELYRELSGIVAKEQQLAHKFGISRVVIVSGDVESDVTVKQLLGKEAAQILLKIAQSKDKIAVTGGSSVASLKEYLVPNTVLSEVEFLAARGGMGDEMTFQANTIVAKFAKKTGATYRTLFLPEHLSAQAHEAMKQEPIIQEMIAHYEQVNIVVHGIGAANEMAQRRNSSPLEQQALDEKGAVGEAFGYYFNEQGDIVHHIRTIGIQLEQVNQARHVLAIAAGHNKAPAIQAYFKNTVAQTILITDEQTANAILAK; this is encoded by the coding sequence GTGACATTTTTTGAAGCGGAGCGCAAATTGATGCCTGAAATCGATGCTTTATTTCAAAAGCGCTTTCGAATTTTACAGACGCTTGCGACATTTGGTCCAGTTGGAAGACGTGCATTGGCAGAGCAACTTCATATGACCGAGCGAGATGTACGGAATGAAATCACGATACTTAGTGAACAGCAACTTATATCTGTTCAAAAAAAAGGTATGATTTGTTCGCCAACGGGTTATGTAGTATTAGAACAGCTTTCAGAGTTGTATCGTGAATTATCAGGTATTGTTGCGAAAGAACAGCAGCTAGCTCACAAGTTTGGAATTAGCCGTGTGGTCATTGTTTCGGGAGATGTCGAGTCAGATGTTACGGTGAAACAGTTGCTTGGCAAGGAAGCTGCACAAATCCTGCTGAAAATTGCGCAAAGTAAAGATAAGATTGCTGTTACGGGTGGAAGTAGTGTTGCCTCCTTAAAAGAATATTTAGTGCCAAATACGGTACTAAGCGAAGTCGAATTTCTAGCAGCGCGTGGTGGTATGGGCGATGAAATGACATTCCAAGCCAATACAATCGTTGCAAAATTCGCGAAAAAGACGGGCGCAACGTATCGCACACTGTTTTTACCAGAGCATTTAAGTGCACAGGCTCATGAAGCGATGAAACAAGAGCCAATTATTCAAGAAATGATTGCACATTATGAACAAGTAAATATTGTTGTTCATGGAATCGGTGCAGCAAACGAAATGGCCCAGCGTCGAAATAGTTCTCCGTTAGAGCAGCAAGCACTTGATGAAAAGGGCGCTGTTGGGGAAGCGTTTGGCTATTACTTCAACGAGCAAGGAGACATCGTGCATCATATACGGACGATTGGTATTCAGCTTGAGCAGGTGAATCAGGCACGACATGTACTTGCAATAGCAGCAGGACATAATAAAGCGCCAGCGATTCAAGCGTATTTTAAAAATACAGTGGCACAAACAATCCTAATTACGGATGAACAAACCGCAAATGCAATCCTTGCGAAATGA
- a CDS encoding phosphoglycerate kinase, which translates to MFLKKSMNDIDVKGKRVFVRVDFNVPMEAGKITDETRIRAAIPTIEQLVNAGAKVILASHLGRPKGEVNEEMRLTAVGTRLAELMNKPVTKLDESIGAAVEAAVNNMQDGDIVLLENVRFHKGEEKNDAALAQEFAKLADLYINDAFGAAHRAHASTEGIAKFVPAVSGLLMEKELDVLGKALSNPERPFTAIIGGAKVKDKIGVIENLLDKVDHLIIGGGLVFTFVKAMGHDIGKSLLEEDKIELAKSFIEQAKAKGVQLHMPVDAVVANEFSKDAETQVVAIDAIPSDWMGLDIGPKTAENYAEVIKASKLIIWNGPMGVFEMEKFANGTKTVADAMAVTEGYTIIGGGDSAAAVEKFEVAGKMDHISTGGGASLELMEGKALPGIVALNDK; encoded by the coding sequence ATGTTTTTAAAGAAGTCAATGAATGATATAGATGTAAAAGGGAAGCGCGTATTTGTACGTGTGGATTTCAATGTGCCGATGGAGGCGGGGAAAATTACTGACGAAACGCGTATTCGTGCAGCAATCCCAACAATTGAGCAATTAGTAAATGCAGGTGCAAAAGTAATCTTAGCTTCACACCTTGGCCGTCCAAAAGGTGAAGTGAACGAAGAGATGCGTTTAACAGCTGTAGGTACTCGCTTAGCAGAACTGATGAACAAGCCCGTTACAAAGCTAGACGAATCGATTGGCGCAGCAGTTGAAGCAGCAGTAAATAACATGCAAGACGGCGATATTGTCCTTCTTGAAAATGTACGCTTCCATAAAGGGGAAGAGAAAAATGATGCAGCATTAGCACAAGAGTTTGCTAAATTAGCAGACCTGTATATTAATGATGCGTTCGGCGCAGCTCACCGTGCACATGCTTCAACAGAAGGAATTGCGAAATTTGTTCCAGCAGTATCAGGCTTATTAATGGAAAAAGAATTAGACGTACTTGGTAAAGCATTATCCAACCCAGAGCGTCCATTCACAGCCATTATTGGTGGTGCGAAAGTTAAAGATAAAATCGGCGTCATCGAAAACTTATTAGATAAAGTAGATCACTTAATTATCGGTGGGGGCTTAGTCTTCACATTCGTAAAAGCAATGGGTCATGACATCGGTAAATCTTTATTAGAAGAAGATAAAATTGAATTAGCAAAAAGCTTCATCGAACAAGCAAAAGCAAAAGGTGTTCAGTTACACATGCCAGTTGATGCAGTAGTCGCAAACGAATTCTCAAAAGATGCAGAAACACAAGTAGTCGCAATCGATGCGATTCCTTCTGATTGGATGGGACTTGATATCGGTCCAAAAACGGCTGAAAATTATGCGGAAGTAATCAAAGCATCAAAATTAATCATTTGGAACGGACCAATGGGTGTATTCGAAATGGAAAAATTCGCAAACGGTACAAAAACAGTGGCTGATGCGATGGCAGTAACAGAGGGCTACACAATTATCGGTGGCGGTGACTCAGCAGCAGCAGTAGAAAAATTCGAAGTAGCTGGCAAAATGGATCACATCTCAACAGGTGGCGGTGCTTCATTAGAGTTAATGGAAGGCAAAGCATTACCGGGCATTGTAGCACTAAATGACAAATAG
- a CDS encoding glutaredoxin family protein, protein MLVKFYSRPNCELCIEGLHTLKIVQDDISFTIEQFNIEEHDELHEKYMLMIPVVEKDGKVIQYGQLDYVTLFDALND, encoded by the coding sequence GTGCTTGTAAAATTTTATTCTCGTCCAAACTGCGAGCTTTGCATCGAAGGCTTACATACTTTAAAAATCGTACAGGATGACATTTCTTTTACGATTGAACAATTCAATATAGAAGAGCATGATGAATTGCACGAAAAATATATGCTCATGATACCGGTTGTTGAAAAGGATGGGAAAGTCATTCAATACGGGCAATTGGATTATGTCACATTATTCGATGCGCTAAATGACTAA
- the preA gene encoding NAD-dependent dihydropyrimidine dehydrogenase subunit PreA, producing MADLSINFAGIKSPNPFWLASAPPTNSGYQVQRAFEAGWGGAVWKTLGDPILNVSSRFAAVSFNGQKVAGFNNIELITDRPLEVNLKEIYETKKRFPNHAIIASLMVEPKAEKWHEIVKKVQDVGVDGFELNFGCPHGMAERGMGAASGQVPELVEKQTYWAKEYAEVPVIVKLTPNITDITVTAEAAVRGGADAISMINTINSLAGVDLNSWNTIPHVGNKGAHGGYCGPAVKPIALNMVGECARNPFINVPISGIGGISNWQDAAEFILMGSTSVQICTAAMHHGFSIVEDMIDGLSNYLDDKGLASVMDLVGKTVPKYSDWGDLDLNYKVVAEINNDICINCNKCHIACEDTSHQCIDLYSENGRPMLKVREEDCVGCNLCSIVCPAEGAITMKELPHTQAPMTWNERQSLLAGFSANNSNVVR from the coding sequence ATGGCAGATTTATCGATTAATTTCGCAGGTATTAAGTCACCGAATCCATTTTGGCTAGCATCCGCACCACCAACGAACTCAGGCTACCAGGTGCAAAGGGCGTTTGAGGCAGGCTGGGGTGGCGCGGTATGGAAAACATTAGGTGATCCAATCTTAAACGTTTCATCCCGTTTTGCAGCGGTTAGTTTTAATGGACAAAAGGTGGCAGGCTTTAACAATATTGAGTTAATTACAGACCGTCCCTTAGAAGTGAATTTAAAAGAAATTTATGAAACAAAGAAACGATTTCCGAATCATGCGATTATTGCGTCGTTAATGGTGGAACCAAAGGCCGAAAAATGGCATGAAATCGTGAAGAAAGTACAGGATGTCGGCGTCGATGGCTTTGAATTGAATTTTGGGTGCCCACATGGAATGGCAGAACGTGGAATGGGTGCTGCTTCAGGGCAGGTGCCAGAGCTTGTAGAAAAGCAAACGTATTGGGCAAAGGAATATGCGGAAGTACCGGTAATCGTGAAATTAACACCAAATATTACAGATATTACGGTAACAGCAGAAGCGGCAGTTCGTGGTGGTGCAGACGCCATAAGTATGATTAATACGATTAATAGTTTAGCTGGAGTGGATTTAAACTCTTGGAACACAATCCCACATGTCGGAAATAAAGGGGCGCACGGTGGCTATTGTGGCCCGGCTGTTAAACCGATTGCACTAAATATGGTCGGGGAATGTGCTAGAAACCCGTTTATCAACGTGCCGATTTCAGGCATTGGTGGCATATCGAATTGGCAAGATGCAGCGGAGTTTATATTGATGGGTTCTACAAGCGTGCAAATTTGTACAGCGGCCATGCATCATGGATTTAGTATTGTGGAAGATATGATTGATGGCTTAAGTAATTATCTAGATGATAAAGGCTTAGCTTCAGTAATGGATTTAGTTGGAAAGACGGTTCCGAAATATTCTGATTGGGGGGATTTAGACTTAAATTACAAGGTAGTCGCAGAAATTAATAATGACATCTGTATTAATTGCAATAAATGTCATATAGCTTGCGAAGATACTTCTCATCAATGCATCGACTTGTATTCGGAAAATGGGCGTCCAATGCTAAAGGTTCGAGAAGAGGACTGCGTGGGCTGTAATTTATGCTCCATCGTTTGTCCGGCAGAGGGGGCAATTACGATGAAGGAATTGCCGCATACCCAAGCACCTATGACATGGAATGAAAGACAATCATTACTTGCAGGTTTCAGCGCAAATAATTCAAATGTTGTCCGTTAA
- a CDS encoding TPM domain-containing protein — MKKMAVLILLFTILPMQVLAAIPQKPAYNSYVHDYGNVISADVEQNLIQAAKALEGSTGNVIVMMTIDTIGGLAPYEFGTETIRKWGIGDAEADNGMLIFATTNQGTGKNDVWISVGDGLEGDYPDGLLGEMIDTYMKPYLVNGDYTNAFANIFWQFYEEMGGDTSGADFVKPVSANDDGEISIGFIIFIVIVYFFITKYGGGGGPGGRRRMARRVYRQGGFPGSFGGGFGGGGSSTGGFGGFGGGGSSGGGAGRKF, encoded by the coding sequence ATGAAAAAAATGGCTGTGCTGATTTTGTTGTTTACAATACTGCCGATGCAAGTATTGGCAGCCATTCCGCAAAAGCCGGCATATAATTCCTATGTTCATGATTATGGGAATGTAATCTCTGCTGATGTTGAACAAAATTTAATTCAAGCAGCGAAAGCACTTGAAGGCTCCACGGGAAACGTGATTGTGATGATGACCATTGATACGATCGGTGGATTAGCACCATATGAATTTGGGACAGAAACAATCCGAAAATGGGGAATTGGTGACGCAGAAGCTGATAATGGCATGCTCATTTTTGCGACAACAAATCAAGGAACGGGAAAAAATGATGTTTGGATATCGGTTGGGGATGGACTTGAAGGGGATTATCCAGATGGGTTACTAGGTGAGATGATTGATACGTATATGAAGCCATATTTAGTTAATGGTGATTATACAAATGCATTCGCTAATATCTTTTGGCAGTTTTATGAAGAAATGGGGGGCGATACAAGTGGCGCGGATTTCGTAAAGCCTGTTTCAGCGAATGATGATGGAGAAATTTCGATAGGTTTTATTATTTTCATTGTCATTGTCTATTTCTTCATTACAAAATATGGTGGAGGCGGTGGCCCGGGTGGACGCCGACGCATGGCACGTAGAGTTTACCGACAGGGTGGTTTCCCAGGTAGTTTTGGTGGCGGCTTTGGCGGTGGCGGCAGTTCAACAGGTGGCTTCGGCGGCTTTGGTGGAGGTGGATCATCCGGAGGCGGCGCGGGCAGAAAGTTTTGA
- the tpiA gene encoding triose-phosphate isomerase, with translation MRKPIVAGNWKMYKTFDEAVDFVEEIQQAIPSPDKVDAVICAPALYLPTLVVAAEDSSLAIGAQNMHFEDEGAFTGEISPAMLSNIHVDYVILGHSERRELFNETDDAVNKKVRAALNHGIVPIICCGETLEEREAGSTESKVAGQMTKALEGFAAAEVEHIVIAYEPIWAIGTGKTATADDANAVCGSIRAVVESLYGKDTADKVRIQYGGSVKPENIEELLAKEHIDGALVGGASLQPASFMKLLEAAANA, from the coding sequence ATGCGTAAACCAATCGTAGCAGGAAACTGGAAAATGTATAAAACATTTGATGAGGCGGTTGACTTTGTTGAAGAAATTCAGCAAGCGATTCCTTCTCCAGATAAGGTGGATGCTGTTATTTGTGCACCAGCACTTTATTTACCAACATTAGTGGTAGCGGCAGAGGACTCATCTTTAGCAATCGGTGCCCAAAACATGCACTTTGAAGATGAGGGTGCATTTACAGGCGAAATTAGCCCAGCCATGCTGTCAAACATCCATGTAGACTATGTCATTTTAGGGCATTCAGAGCGCCGTGAGCTATTTAACGAAACAGATGATGCCGTAAATAAAAAAGTACGTGCAGCCTTAAATCATGGCATCGTGCCAATTATTTGCTGTGGTGAAACATTAGAAGAGCGTGAGGCGGGTTCTACAGAAAGTAAGGTTGCGGGGCAAATGACGAAAGCGTTAGAAGGCTTTGCAGCGGCTGAAGTAGAGCATATAGTCATTGCCTACGAACCAATTTGGGCAATCGGAACAGGCAAAACAGCAACAGCAGATGATGCTAACGCAGTTTGTGGTTCGATTCGAGCAGTAGTCGAAAGCTTATATGGTAAAGACACAGCTGACAAAGTACGTATTCAGTACGGCGGCAGTGTCAAGCCAGAAAATATTGAAGAATTATTAGCAAAAGAACATATTGATGGTGCATTAGTTGGCGGTGCAAGCTTACAACCTGCGTCATTTATGAAATTATTGGAGGCGGCAGCAAATGCCTAA
- a CDS encoding NCS1 family transporter, producing MSKSKNSSDNYLKSPDLLPIKYENRSIGMVGFGVIWVGMAIVLAAFAIGAGGIINLSMPLLILATLVGSILIGIFMVIIGDIGVEHGLSFPVYMRAPFGTIGTHFPSFARAFTASCWFGINTYFGAAAINGILNILVGFDNWFVCFIVFAGLQLLNVSLGIKSIERFADFAAPIIIFISIWMYLQLSAEAKAQGKAVWSWVEAPQTGFEQFTAFMVIATAVMGFWATLAADMPTLSRHLKAPKNERNWFKRNKAQLLGSLVIQPIFNTLMVVIGAVCYMSVGSGDPINALQQAAGGVVLVMLLSMIVLAQWSTNTSANVIPAATIFSNIGGPKVPFWVGVIIAGIVGTIVQPWSLFDILNSVLLIVGGILSSIVGILFADYYLLRKRRVNVNDLYETNGQYRYLKGVNLAGIIAWIIGGLIANIWPAYSSLIGFFVGAVIYFILAKYWWFKKYPQAEIINPSDEDYLGITTGRSWEIDVEAEPISVPSTVSTE from the coding sequence ATGTCAAAATCCAAAAATTCAAGTGACAATTATTTAAAGTCCCCTGATTTACTACCGATTAAATATGAAAATCGTAGTATTGGGATGGTAGGATTTGGCGTAATTTGGGTGGGAATGGCCATTGTTTTAGCTGCCTTCGCAATTGGTGCTGGAGGCATTATTAACTTGAGTATGCCTTTGCTAATACTGGCGACATTGGTTGGTTCTATATTGATCGGAATATTTATGGTGATTATCGGTGATATCGGTGTAGAGCATGGCTTATCGTTTCCAGTTTATATGCGGGCGCCATTTGGGACGATTGGGACTCATTTCCCATCATTTGCCCGTGCATTTACTGCTTCTTGTTGGTTTGGGATTAATACGTATTTTGGAGCAGCGGCAATCAATGGAATTTTAAATATTTTAGTAGGCTTTGACAATTGGTTTGTGTGCTTCATCGTATTTGCCGGGCTACAATTGCTAAATGTGTCATTGGGGATTAAGTCAATCGAGCGCTTTGCAGATTTCGCAGCGCCAATCATTATCTTCATCTCGATTTGGATGTATTTACAATTATCTGCTGAAGCAAAGGCGCAAGGGAAGGCAGTATGGTCTTGGGTGGAAGCTCCGCAAACAGGCTTTGAACAATTTACCGCATTTATGGTCATTGCGACGGCGGTTATGGGCTTCTGGGCGACACTGGCTGCTGATATGCCCACATTATCTCGCCACCTTAAAGCGCCGAAAAATGAGCGTAACTGGTTCAAACGAAATAAAGCGCAATTATTAGGTTCTCTTGTTATTCAACCTATTTTTAATACGCTAATGGTTGTTATCGGCGCGGTATGTTATATGTCGGTAGGTTCCGGTGATCCAATTAATGCCCTTCAACAAGCGGCAGGTGGGGTTGTACTTGTTATGCTATTATCGATGATTGTCTTAGCACAATGGTCGACAAATACTTCTGCGAACGTCATTCCAGCAGCGACCATCTTTTCGAATATCGGAGGACCAAAAGTGCCTTTCTGGGTAGGGGTAATAATTGCAGGGATTGTTGGTACGATTGTTCAACCATGGAGCTTGTTCGATATTTTAAATAGCGTGCTCCTAATTGTTGGTGGAATTTTATCTTCTATTGTCGGTATTTTATTTGCGGATTATTATTTACTTCGAAAACGTCGTGTGAATGTAAATGACTTATATGAAACGAATGGGCAATATCGTTATTTAAAAGGTGTAAATTTAGCAGGGATTATTGCTTGGATTATTGGTGGGTTAATCGCAAATATCTGGCCAGCGTATTCTTCATTAATCGGCTTTTTTGTAGGGGCGGTCATTTACTTTATATTAGCAAAGTATTGGTGGTTCAAAAAATATCCACAAGCTGAAATTATCAATCCAAGTGATGAAGACTATTTAGGAATTACAACGGGGCGCAGTTGGGAAATTGATGTGGAAGCAGAACCAATTAGCGTTCCATCAACGGTTTCTACAGAATAA
- a CDS encoding NAD(P)-dependent oxidoreductase → MSTDLSKNFEEMFGGLTTYTATVEANRCLYCYDAPCIQACPTSINIPSFIKKIASNNMKGSARVIMESNPVGASCARVCPTIELCEGACVLNSEEKPIQIGHLQRYATDWLRESGVKLFTPQPANGKKIAIIGSGPAGLSAARELALLGYAITIYEADEKAGGLNYYGIVSFRLPQDVVEWEVQQVQNLGVEIKTSTKIGEDVLVDELLANFDRIIVAVGMGKVPMLGIEGENLEGVYDAIDFVKESKAIFTDKVVGKKVVVIGAGNTAIDAATCSVRLGAEQVQIVYRRTSKEMTAYDFEYEFAKQDGVEFRWLSLPKRIIGNENGQVIGIECVKMKLTDIENGKGKLTEIPNSEFVIETDAVIRAIGQTKHYELIEHLGLAHTRGVIDVDMNSLKTSNPKIYACGDVIYGNGYGEATVVSAAQQGKDSAYVIHNELNAKSEIA, encoded by the coding sequence ATGAGTACTGATTTATCCAAAAACTTTGAAGAAATGTTTGGTGGTTTAACAACGTATACGGCAACGGTTGAAGCAAATCGCTGTTTATATTGCTACGATGCGCCTTGTATTCAAGCCTGTCCAACGAGCATTAATATCCCAAGCTTTATAAAGAAAATTGCTTCGAATAATATGAAGGGCTCTGCGCGTGTCATTATGGAGTCAAATCCTGTAGGTGCCAGTTGTGCGCGGGTTTGTCCCACAATCGAGCTTTGTGAGGGAGCTTGTGTATTAAATAGTGAGGAAAAACCCATTCAAATTGGTCATTTGCAACGCTATGCAACCGATTGGTTACGTGAATCGGGTGTGAAACTATTCACACCACAGCCGGCGAATGGTAAGAAAATAGCGATTATTGGAAGTGGCCCAGCAGGATTATCTGCCGCGCGAGAATTGGCGTTATTAGGCTATGCCATAACGATTTACGAAGCAGATGAAAAAGCAGGGGGATTAAATTACTACGGAATCGTTTCCTTCCGTTTACCACAGGATGTCGTAGAGTGGGAAGTGCAGCAAGTCCAAAACTTAGGTGTGGAAATAAAAACAAGCACAAAAATAGGAGAAGACGTGCTCGTAGATGAGCTCCTTGCCAATTTTGATCGCATTATCGTAGCGGTTGGGATGGGGAAAGTACCGATGCTAGGTATTGAAGGTGAAAACTTAGAGGGCGTATATGATGCGATTGATTTTGTGAAAGAATCGAAGGCAATATTTACGGATAAGGTAGTAGGGAAAAAAGTAGTTGTCATTGGTGCTGGAAATACAGCAATCGATGCTGCAACTTGCTCGGTCCGTTTAGGCGCAGAGCAAGTGCAAATTGTTTACCGACGTACGTCAAAAGAAATGACGGCCTATGATTTTGAATATGAATTTGCCAAGCAGGACGGCGTGGAATTCAGATGGTTATCATTACCTAAACGAATTATTGGCAATGAAAACGGTCAAGTCATTGGGATAGAATGTGTAAAAATGAAGTTAACGGATATTGAAAATGGAAAAGGAAAGTTAACGGAAATTCCGAACTCTGAATTTGTCATTGAAACGGATGCAGTCATTCGAGCGATTGGTCAAACGAAGCATTATGAGCTGATTGAGCATTTAGGATTAGCGCATACGCGTGGTGTGATTGATGTAGACATGAATAGTTTAAAAACATCGAATCCGAAAATTTATGCTTGTGGTGACGTGATTTACGGCAATGGCTATGGAGAAGCAACGGTCGTATCCGCGGCACAGCAAGGAAAAGATTCGGCATACGTCATTCATAATGAACTGAACGCAAAATCAGAAATTGCATAG
- the gap gene encoding type I glyceraldehyde-3-phosphate dehydrogenase codes for MVLQLAINGFGRIGRLVFREAMKHEEFEVVAVNDLTDAGQLAHLLKYDSVHGVYDADVQAEENAFIVNGKRIQVFSEKDPAKLPWGELGVDVVLECTGKWRSLEEVSKHIEAGAKKAILSAPAKGEMPTYVMGVNHTDYSPSENVISNASCTTNCLAPLAKVLDEKFGIKRGMMTTIHSYTNDQRILDFPHADPRRARAGAVSMIPTTTGAAVAVSKVLPQLKGKLDGFSMRVPTPNVSCVDLVAELNTDVTLEDVNGALKAASEGELKGILAYNELPLVSIDYNGNPASSTIDGLSTMVMEGRMVKVVSWYDNEIGYSTRLMDLALYIADQGIDKA; via the coding sequence ATGGTTTTACAGTTAGCAATTAATGGATTTGGACGAATCGGACGTTTAGTATTCCGTGAAGCGATGAAGCATGAGGAATTTGAAGTAGTTGCAGTAAATGATTTAACAGACGCTGGTCAATTAGCACATCTTTTAAAATATGACTCTGTACATGGCGTTTACGATGCAGATGTACAAGCAGAAGAAAACGCATTTATTGTTAACGGTAAACGTATTCAAGTGTTTTCTGAAAAAGACCCAGCTAAATTACCATGGGGTGAGCTAGGTGTAGATGTTGTTTTAGAATGTACAGGGAAATGGCGTTCATTGGAAGAAGTTTCGAAGCATATCGAAGCTGGTGCGAAAAAGGCGATTCTTTCAGCACCTGCAAAAGGTGAAATGCCAACTTATGTAATGGGTGTTAACCACACGGATTACAGCCCATCCGAAAACGTGATTTCAAACGCTTCTTGTACAACAAACTGTTTAGCACCACTAGCCAAGGTATTAGACGAAAAATTCGGCATTAAACGCGGCATGATGACGACAATTCACTCATACACAAACGACCAACGCATCCTTGACTTCCCGCATGCTGACCCACGTCGTGCACGTGCAGGCGCGGTATCCATGATTCCTACGACAACAGGAGCAGCAGTGGCCGTATCAAAAGTATTACCACAATTAAAAGGAAAACTAGACGGCTTCTCGATGCGTGTCCCAACACCGAACGTATCATGTGTTGACCTAGTGGCAGAGTTAAACACAGATGTAACATTAGAAGATGTAAATGGTGCATTAAAAGCAGCTTCAGAAGGCGAGTTAAAAGGAATTTTAGCGTACAATGAGTTACCACTTGTATCAATTGATTACAACGGGAACCCAGCATCTTCAACAATTGATGGCTTATCAACAATGGTAATGGAAGGTCGCATGGTTAAAGTGGTTTCTTGGTATGACAACGAAATCGGTTACTCAACACGTTTAATGGACTTAGCCTTATACATTGCAGATCAAGGAATTGACAAAGCGTAA
- a CDS encoding spore coat protein, whose protein sequence is MFTQSSQSQDNQMPFSQNHGAHELLDVHEVLSTMIAGLNQFVLLRDHVQDSELLNIMDRQYAFMLDEYNITMEAYKTGHDPQHPTRSYNMQMGNDTNYGMTAGAPKKPMTSANEINDAVISGFMLGCHKAGAKGKTAAALETTNPVVRRVLQDSVANCIEMAYEVSLYENKKGIYQVPQLSEQDMNIMLNMYGQAEKAKNMPN, encoded by the coding sequence ATGTTTACCCAATCATCACAATCTCAAGACAATCAAATGCCCTTTTCTCAGAACCACGGTGCCCACGAACTGCTTGACGTTCACGAAGTACTAAGTACCATGATTGCTGGCTTAAACCAATTTGTGCTACTGCGTGACCATGTACAAGATAGCGAGCTCTTAAATATTATGGATCGTCAGTACGCATTCATGCTCGACGAATATAATATTACAATGGAAGCCTATAAAACTGGGCATGACCCGCAGCATCCTACCCGTAGCTACAATATGCAAATGGGCAATGATACAAATTATGGCATGACAGCAGGCGCCCCGAAAAAGCCAATGACTTCGGCAAATGAAATAAATGATGCGGTCATTTCAGGCTTCATGCTCGGCTGTCATAAAGCAGGGGCAAAAGGAAAAACGGCTGCTGCGCTTGAAACAACTAATCCAGTCGTACGCAGAGTTTTACAGGACTCTGTCGCTAACTGTATCGAAATGGCTTACGAAGTTTCACTTTATGAAAACAAAAAAGGCATTTACCAAGTACCACAGTTATCCGAACAAGATATGAATATCATGCTGAACATGTATGGACAAGCAGAGAAAGCAAAAAATATGCCAAACTAA